The Gemmatimonadota bacterium genome has a window encoding:
- a CDS encoding class II aldolase/adducin family protein, translating to MQIEQVVSDVIHVGKRMYDRGYVASNDGNLSVRLSEDRLLITMTGVSKGFLDPDKFVIVDYDGAVISGTHEPSSEMKMHLMVYRERPDVHAVAHAHPPAATGFSVAGVHLPDALLPEVIVSLGFVPIAPYGTPGTMELVESLRGFVRNHDAVLLENHGALTLGPDIVSAYHKMETMEHCAQIALVARMLGQVNSIDQENVDKLHRLYGRPYNTSGGNEGYRTEEST from the coding sequence TTGCAAATAGAGCAAGTCGTATCCGACGTAATCCACGTCGGTAAGCGGATGTATGACCGGGGATACGTAGCCTCGAACGACGGAAACCTGAGCGTTCGACTGTCCGAAGACCGATTGCTGATCACGATGACCGGGGTGAGCAAGGGTTTCCTGGACCCGGACAAATTCGTGATCGTCGACTATGACGGCGCGGTGATCTCGGGGACGCACGAACCGTCGTCAGAGATGAAGATGCACCTGATGGTGTACCGCGAGCGTCCGGACGTGCACGCCGTGGCTCACGCCCATCCCCCGGCCGCGACGGGTTTCTCGGTGGCCGGCGTGCATCTGCCCGACGCCCTGCTGCCCGAGGTGATCGTCTCCCTGGGTTTCGTACCCATCGCGCCTTACGGGACGCCGGGGACCATGGAACTGGTCGAATCGCTGCGGGGATTCGTGCGGAACCACGACGCGGTCCTGCTCGAAAACCACGGCGCGCTGACCCTGGGTCCGGACATCGTTTCGGCCTATCACAAGATGGAAACCATGGAGCACTGCGCGCAGATCGCCCTCGTGGCGCGCATGCTTGGCCAGGTCAACTCCATCGACCAGGAGAACGTGGACAAGCTGCACCGCCTGTACGGCCGGCCCTATAATACATCCGGCGGAAACGAAGGATACCGGACCGAGGAATCTACATGA
- a CDS encoding HU family DNA-binding protein, which yields MTTTRRELVNEISETLGLKKTQIYPVIDALFEIMRENLVEGNRIEIRGFGALEIRNTRPKPAARNPRTGYTIEVPARRKAKFKPGKILKEALRAQRKRRE from the coding sequence ATGACGACAACGCGCAGAGAACTGGTCAACGAAATCAGCGAGACGCTGGGACTGAAGAAGACGCAGATCTATCCCGTGATCGACGCGCTCTTCGAAATCATGCGGGAGAACCTGGTCGAAGGCAACCGGATCGAGATCAGGGGATTCGGCGCGCTGGAGATCAGGAATACCCGCCCCAAGCCGGCGGCCCGCAATCCGCGGACCGGCTACACCATCGAGGTTCCAGCCCGCCGGAAAGCCAAGTTCAAGCCCGGAAAGATCCTGAAGGAAGCTTTGCGCGCCCAGCGGAAGCGTCGGGAGTAA
- a CDS encoding Ig-like domain-containing protein, whose product MNRTPDHSAQKIPVSLARQVDMVRRVDTARQFGPSCLVAMACLVGLVGLVGLVAVACAREGMPPGGPRDRIPPWVVETDPPAGSTHVPQDVSPKLTFSERIQPRSIEGNLFIAPIVEFEAEANWRGNEITVRFEEPLLVDRTYIITVGTGIRDMRSNRMDSTYVYALSTGPGIEEGEVSGLTVHDGQPARNTYVWAYDLAGKPDPDPSGTTPDYLVQAGRDGTFTFTHLSAGRYRLFAFLDQGRDRLYDAGVDPIGVPTRDVVLSAEGMAAEGMAEEGIAEEGMVDGPMWFRMAVNDTAAMHVMSARVAHRREVSVFLSEAPRADMVRDTGAYAITGVEEDEGLEVTSAYQDPADPATIVLTTAPQVRDRVYRLTVTGLENTWSEPMDTTENTAEFTGSSIENSPAPRLLEVYPGNRARDVAQSVELRFSFSEPVTLEEGAVVLRDSTDRKTGGDLRWIDATVAAMRPDFMLQPSTDYEILVLAGLVKNGFDQPLQATGDRPDTLSYTFTTIDPESYGSLSGRFEDEDTAGAGAVGISLYQLRDSEPTAEIELAGPGGFRFDNVLPGQYILQAYRDANGNGRFDYGNPLPFVPAERSMVHPDTLEVRLGWETEDITLRLNR is encoded by the coding sequence ATGAACAGGACGCCGGACCACTCCGCGCAGAAGATTCCGGTCAGCCTGGCCCGACAGGTCGACATGGTCCGACGGGTCGACACGGCCCGCCAGTTCGGCCCGTCCTGCCTGGTCGCCATGGCCTGCCTGGTCGGCCTGGTCGGCCTGGTCGGCCTGGTCGCCGTGGCCTGCGCCCGCGAGGGCATGCCGCCCGGCGGACCGCGCGACCGTATTCCGCCCTGGGTGGTTGAAACCGATCCCCCGGCGGGTTCGACCCACGTGCCGCAGGACGTTTCCCCGAAACTGACCTTCAGCGAACGCATCCAGCCCCGCTCTATCGAAGGCAACCTGTTCATTGCGCCGATCGTGGAATTCGAAGCCGAAGCGAACTGGCGGGGTAACGAGATCACGGTCCGTTTCGAGGAGCCCCTGCTGGTCGACAGAACCTACATCATCACGGTGGGCACCGGCATCAGGGACATGCGGAGTAACCGCATGGATTCCACCTACGTATACGCACTGTCGACCGGCCCCGGCATCGAAGAAGGGGAGGTAAGCGGCCTGACGGTCCACGACGGCCAACCCGCCAGGAATACTTATGTCTGGGCCTACGATCTCGCCGGGAAGCCCGATCCCGACCCGTCCGGCACGACCCCGGACTACCTGGTCCAGGCCGGTCGGGACGGCACCTTCACCTTCACCCATCTCTCGGCTGGCCGTTACCGCCTCTTCGCCTTCCTGGACCAGGGCAGAGACCGTCTCTACGACGCGGGGGTGGACCCCATCGGCGTGCCCACCCGGGACGTCGTCCTGTCGGCAGAGGGCATGGCGGCAGAGGGCATGGCGGAAGAAGGTATAGCGGAGGAGGGCATGGTGGACGGTCCCATGTGGTTTCGGATGGCCGTGAACGATACCGCCGCCATGCACGTAATGTCCGCCCGGGTTGCCCACCGCCGCGAAGTGAGTGTCTTCCTGAGCGAGGCGCCTCGCGCGGACATGGTCCGGGACACGGGTGCCTATGCCATCACTGGCGTGGAGGAGGACGAAGGCCTCGAGGTCACATCCGCGTACCAGGATCCGGCGGATCCGGCGACCATCGTGCTCACCACGGCGCCCCAGGTCCGCGACCGGGTCTATCGCCTGACCGTTACCGGACTGGAAAATACCTGGTCTGAGCCGATGGACACGACGGAGAACACCGCCGAGTTTACCGGGTCGTCCATTGAGAACTCGCCGGCACCGAGGTTGCTGGAAGTCTACCCCGGCAACCGTGCGCGGGACGTCGCGCAGTCCGTCGAGCTTCGATTTTCGTTCAGCGAACCCGTCACCCTGGAGGAAGGGGCCGTGGTACTTCGGGATTCCACGGACCGGAAGACTGGCGGGGATCTCCGGTGGATCGACGCCACGGTCGCCGCAATGCGGCCCGATTTCATGTTGCAGCCGAGTACCGACTACGAGATCCTCGTACTGGCCGGCCTGGTCAAGAACGGGTTCGACCAGCCGCTGCAGGCCACCGGCGACCGTCCCGACACGCTCTCGTATACCTTCACGACCATCGATCCCGAGAGCTACGGTTCGCTGTCGGGACGGTTCGAGGATGAAGACACCGCGGGGGCGGGAGCCGTGGGGATCTCCCTTTACCAGTTACGGGACTCGGAGCCCACCGCGGAGATCGAACTGGCCGGACCGGGGGGTTTTCGGTTTGACAATGTGCTGCCGGGCCAGTATATCCTTCAAGCCTACCGCGACGCGAACGGAAACGGTAGATTCGATTACGGCAACCCCTTGCCATTCGTTCCCGCCGAACGGTCCATGGTCCATCCGGACACCCTGGAAGTACGACTGGGATGGGAGACGGAAGACATCACGCTCAGGTTGAACCGTTAG
- a CDS encoding tyrosine recombinase, which yields MEKLVSAFLDHLEIERNYSGHTRSAYAGDLGQFQSFLSEAGGGATPDPESVDKSVVRAFLHHLHREGFSRRTIARRFAAVRSFFHYLCREGVVSSNPCVYLTTPKWDRHLPRFLDKGQVEALLGQPDRGRVLGLRDVVILELLYGAGMRLSELVGLDVGAIEMTEERIRVIGKGDRERIVPLGGPALSALAAYMDVRLTLIKTERDETTALLLNQHGRRLTGRGVQYILGRYGLRISQQGLTPHMLRHTTATHLLDAGADLLAVKELLGHERLSTTQVYTHVALDRLKKTYEEAHPRA from the coding sequence ATGGAGAAACTGGTCAGCGCATTCCTCGATCATCTCGAGATCGAGCGTAATTACTCCGGGCATACCCGGTCGGCCTATGCCGGCGACCTGGGCCAATTCCAGTCTTTCCTTTCCGAAGCCGGCGGTGGTGCTACGCCCGACCCGGAATCCGTCGACAAGTCCGTGGTGCGGGCGTTCCTGCACCACCTGCACCGGGAAGGCTTCAGCAGGCGGACGATCGCGCGCCGTTTCGCGGCCGTGCGGTCCTTCTTCCACTACCTCTGCCGGGAAGGGGTCGTTTCCTCCAACCCGTGCGTCTACCTGACCACGCCGAAATGGGACCGCCACCTGCCCCGATTCCTGGACAAGGGCCAGGTGGAGGCCCTGCTCGGTCAGCCCGACCGCGGCCGGGTGCTCGGGCTGCGGGACGTGGTCATCCTGGAACTGCTATACGGAGCGGGCATGCGGTTGTCGGAACTCGTCGGACTCGACGTCGGCGCGATCGAAATGACGGAGGAACGGATCCGCGTGATCGGGAAGGGGGACAGGGAACGCATCGTGCCGCTGGGCGGGCCAGCGCTGTCCGCGCTGGCGGCCTATATGGACGTCCGCCTCACGCTGATCAAAACCGAGCGTGACGAAACAACCGCGCTCCTGCTGAATCAACACGGCCGCAGGCTGACGGGACGAGGGGTCCAGTACATCCTGGGGAGATACGGTCTCAGGATCAGCCAGCAGGGATTGACGCCCCACATGCTTCGCCATACGACCGCCACGCACCTGCTCGACGCCGGAGCGGACCTGCTGGCGGTCAAGGAGCTACTCGGCCACGAACGACTTTCGACCACTCAGGTCTATACCCACGTCGCCCTCGACCGCCTCAAGAAAACGTACGAAGAGGCGCATCCCCGCGCCTGA
- a CDS encoding DUF494 family protein: MEKVMEIIVFLMKHMQDEKGRFNDIADVSQTLVGHGYTQQEVNTAFAWLFDRLQAQAEVVVDPTRPLQPKPNRILHAVEQLMIQPDAYGYLLELRELGLITDTQTELIIERAMLTGARSVTRDDIKTIAAPILLESESGQVMIWLPDDLEEGIVGN; the protein is encoded by the coding sequence ATGGAAAAAGTGATGGAAATCATCGTTTTCCTCATGAAGCACATGCAGGATGAGAAAGGCCGCTTCAACGACATCGCCGACGTCTCCCAGACCCTCGTCGGGCACGGCTATACCCAGCAGGAGGTCAACACGGCCTTCGCCTGGCTCTTCGACCGTCTCCAGGCGCAGGCGGAAGTCGTGGTCGATCCGACCAGGCCGCTCCAGCCCAAACCCAACCGGATTCTGCACGCCGTGGAACAGTTGATGATCCAGCCGGACGCCTACGGCTACCTGCTGGAGCTTCGCGAACTGGGCCTGATCACCGATACGCAGACCGAACTGATCATCGAACGGGCCATGCTGACGGGCGCCCGTTCCGTCACCAGGGATGACATAAAAACCATCGCCGCACCGATCCTGCTCGAGTCGGAATCCGGCCAGGTCATGATCTGGCTGCCCGACGACCTCGAAGAGGGCATCGTCGGGAACTGA
- a CDS encoding AIR synthase family protein, translating to MPPFYPVGKLPAEDLDRILRRYASGADPRLLVGPGIGRDAAVISFGSSVLVSKTDPITFATEEIGWYAVNINANDIAAMGAAPRWFLSTILLPEDKTDAELVDRIFSGLADACRELDITLCGGHTEITHGLDRPLLIGQMLGETTADGYVSGDGARVGDRILLTKGIAIEATALIAMEKSDEVRTQFSDGFLETCQRYLRQPGLSVVREARLAMETGGVHAMHDPTEGGLASGLREIAVASGVGMLIEEDRIPVLPEPEALCAFYGLDPLGVIASGALLIVVGADRAEPLAVRLGEAGIPVAEIGSVQPPGFGIRIRSKGETSDLPAFDRDEIGKVFEST from the coding sequence ATGCCTCCTTTTTATCCGGTCGGCAAGCTGCCCGCGGAAGACCTGGACCGCATCCTGCGCCGCTACGCTTCCGGCGCCGACCCGAGACTGCTCGTGGGCCCTGGCATCGGACGGGACGCGGCGGTCATCTCATTCGGTTCCAGCGTACTCGTTTCGAAAACCGACCCCATCACTTTCGCCACCGAGGAAATCGGCTGGTACGCCGTCAACATCAACGCCAACGACATCGCCGCCATGGGCGCGGCGCCCCGGTGGTTCCTCTCGACCATACTGCTTCCGGAAGACAAAACCGACGCCGAACTGGTGGACCGCATATTCTCCGGCCTGGCCGACGCCTGCCGCGAACTCGACATCACCCTCTGCGGCGGTCACACTGAAATCACCCACGGCCTGGATCGGCCGCTGCTGATCGGGCAGATGCTGGGGGAAACGACAGCCGACGGCTATGTCTCCGGCGACGGCGCCCGGGTGGGCGACCGGATCCTGCTGACCAAGGGGATCGCCATCGAGGCAACGGCGCTGATCGCCATGGAGAAAAGCGACGAGGTCCGGACGCAGTTTTCCGACGGGTTTCTCGAGACCTGCCAGCGGTATCTCAGGCAACCCGGCCTCAGCGTGGTCAGGGAAGCCCGACTCGCCATGGAAACCGGCGGGGTCCACGCCATGCACGATCCCACGGAGGGCGGACTCGCGTCGGGACTGCGGGAGATCGCCGTCGCTTCCGGGGTCGGCATGCTCATCGAGGAGGACCGGATTCCGGTGCTGCCCGAACCGGAGGCCCTTTGCGCGTTTTACGGCCTGGATCCCCTGGGGGTCATCGCGTCGGGCGCCCTGCTCATCGTGGTGGGGGCAGACCGAGCGGAGCCCCTGGCGGTCCGCCTTGGCGAAGCCGGCATCCCGGTCGCCGAGATCGGGTCCGTACAGCCTCCCGGGTTCGGAATCCGGATCAGGAGCAAGGGTGAAACCTCCGATCTACCAGCCTTCGACCGGGATGAAATCGGCAAGGTGTTCGAATCGACGTAA
- the topA gene encoding type I DNA topoisomerase: MSKSLVIVESPAKARTIKKYLGKDFEIMASVGHVRDLPPKSLGVDVQNGFQPEYVTIPGKEKVVKDLRSAARTADQIFLATDPDREGEAIAWHVASQLGNSKKEVGRVLFHEITPGAVRTAIDKPVSIDMQKVNAQQARRVMDRLVGYQVSPFLWKTITGGLSAGRVQSVALRLICEREVEIEQFKVEEYWSITAHLRSEGDVVFPVKLIRVDGEKFNLPDEKSARALIEDLRGKTFEIEGITRKRTQRNPYPPFITSTLQQDAARRLRFTTQKTMMIAQQLYEGIELGDEGAIGLITYMRTDSTRVVDEAIAAVRDLIGRVYGDEYVPPKPRRFKTKAGAQDAHEAIRPTAADRTPEKMKPFLTKDQYRLYELIWLRFVASQMRPARFDVTTVDLRCGKYQFRATGTVPTFAGFLKAYEEPVDEDAEVKDDEKSLPELRKDEKLALEELEPRQHFTQPPPRYTEASLVKELEVRQIGRPSTYAQIISTLRMRKYAAMKAGRFTPTDLGIAVNRILVMAFPDLFDVAFTAKMEDALDRIETGELDWTGTLVDFYQPFNERLQTVNAQRSELKSSLTEETDEKCEKCGKPMVIRWGRNGRFMACGGFPACRNTRPMNDEENADLSTDEVCGKCGEKMVVKTGRYGPFLACSGYPRCRETRPVNLGVDCPEEECGGFLTARRSQKGRNFYGCSNYPKCRFVVWDKPVDRRCPRCDYPLMVEKQERSGRASLQCPSCKHRVRAAESQAAGSDQADRDVQADHADQAGQAGQAGQTLQEA; encoded by the coding sequence ATGTCCAAATCACTCGTTATCGTGGAGTCCCCGGCCAAGGCCCGTACGATCAAGAAGTACCTGGGCAAGGATTTCGAGATCATGGCGTCCGTGGGTCATGTCCGGGACCTGCCGCCCAAGAGCCTGGGTGTCGACGTCCAGAACGGATTCCAGCCCGAATACGTAACGATCCCGGGTAAGGAAAAGGTCGTGAAGGACCTCCGCAGCGCGGCGCGGACGGCCGATCAGATCTTCCTCGCGACCGACCCCGACCGGGAGGGCGAGGCCATCGCCTGGCACGTGGCCAGCCAGCTGGGCAACAGCAAGAAGGAAGTGGGGCGGGTGCTTTTCCACGAGATCACCCCCGGGGCGGTACGGACCGCGATCGACAAGCCCGTGTCGATCGACATGCAGAAAGTCAACGCCCAGCAGGCGCGGCGCGTCATGGACCGTCTCGTCGGATACCAGGTCAGCCCCTTCCTCTGGAAGACGATCACCGGCGGTCTGAGCGCGGGCCGGGTACAGTCGGTGGCGCTGCGGCTGATCTGCGAACGGGAAGTTGAAATCGAGCAGTTCAAGGTCGAAGAGTACTGGTCCATTACGGCCCACCTCCGGTCCGAGGGGGACGTCGTATTCCCCGTCAAGCTGATCCGCGTGGACGGAGAGAAGTTCAACCTGCCCGACGAGAAGTCGGCCCGGGCGCTGATCGAGGACCTGCGCGGGAAGACCTTCGAGATCGAGGGCATCACGCGGAAGCGCACGCAGCGCAATCCCTATCCACCCTTCATTACCAGCACCCTGCAGCAGGACGCGGCCAGGCGCCTTCGGTTCACCACCCAGAAGACCATGATGATCGCCCAGCAACTTTACGAAGGCATCGAGCTGGGCGACGAGGGGGCCATCGGGCTGATCACCTACATGAGGACCGACTCGACCCGGGTCGTGGACGAGGCGATCGCGGCCGTCCGGGACCTGATCGGCCGGGTCTACGGCGACGAATACGTCCCCCCCAAACCGAGGAGGTTCAAGACCAAGGCCGGCGCCCAGGACGCCCACGAGGCGATCCGGCCCACGGCGGCGGACCGCACCCCGGAGAAGATGAAGCCCTTCCTGACGAAGGACCAGTACAGGCTGTATGAACTGATCTGGCTGCGCTTCGTGGCGTCCCAGATGCGACCGGCCCGGTTCGATGTGACTACCGTTGACTTACGGTGCGGGAAGTACCAGTTCCGCGCCACGGGTACCGTACCGACCTTCGCGGGATTCCTGAAGGCCTATGAAGAACCGGTCGACGAGGACGCGGAAGTCAAGGACGATGAGAAATCCCTTCCCGAGCTTCGGAAGGACGAGAAACTCGCCTTGGAAGAGCTCGAACCCAGGCAGCATTTCACCCAGCCCCCGCCCAGGTACACCGAGGCGAGTCTCGTCAAGGAACTCGAAGTCCGGCAGATCGGCCGGCCGAGTACCTATGCGCAGATCATCAGCACGCTGCGTATGCGCAAGTACGCGGCCATGAAAGCGGGCCGGTTCACCCCGACGGACCTCGGCATAGCCGTAAACCGGATCCTGGTCATGGCTTTTCCGGACCTGTTCGACGTGGCGTTCACCGCGAAGATGGAGGACGCGCTGGACCGCATCGAAACCGGGGAACTGGACTGGACCGGCACCCTGGTGGACTTCTACCAGCCCTTCAATGAGCGGTTGCAGACCGTAAACGCCCAGCGATCGGAGCTGAAGAGCTCGCTGACGGAGGAGACGGACGAGAAGTGCGAGAAATGCGGCAAGCCCATGGTTATCCGATGGGGTCGGAACGGGCGGTTCATGGCCTGCGGAGGATTTCCCGCATGCCGAAACACCCGGCCGATGAACGACGAAGAGAACGCCGACCTGAGTACCGACGAAGTATGCGGGAAATGCGGCGAGAAAATGGTCGTGAAGACCGGCCGGTACGGCCCCTTCCTGGCGTGCAGCGGATATCCCCGTTGCCGGGAGACGCGGCCGGTCAACCTTGGGGTCGACTGTCCTGAAGAAGAATGCGGCGGGTTCCTCACGGCGCGCCGGTCGCAGAAGGGCCGGAATTTTTACGGTTGCAGCAACTACCCCAAGTGCCGTTTCGTGGTGTGGGACAAGCCGGTCGACCGACGCTGTCCCCGGTGCGACTATCCCCTAATGGTCGAGAAACAGGAACGGTCCGGCCGTGCGTCGCTGCAGTGTCCGTCATGCAAGCATCGCGTGCGGGCCGCCGAGTCGCAGGCCGCCGGTTCCGACCAGGCGGACCGGGACGTCCAGGCGGACCATGCCGACCAGGCCGGACAGGCCGGCCAGGCCGGCCAGACCCTCCAGGAGGCTTGA
- a CDS encoding TIGR04282 family arsenosugar biosynthesis glycosyltransferase: MPMSNALVLFMKAPIPGTVKTRLTPRVTMDEAADLYRAFIVDTLHQAQRIAGTDLFVAWTPDDGRTELLNALGGPGGPDVNWLRQRGSHLGERLSNAFAAFRKAGWKKTVVLGGDSPLLPREYVEEAFEALDRHDVVLGPADDGGYYLIGLGGPGDPGDPGESGDPGGPGDLDGPGSPIGLASPDDSEKPESPGRPRNGDVRYVRLFESIPWGTGRVLQQTRAAIRASGLSCHELPTWHDVDRPADLDRIAREIRALRACGDHLTGRCTETALDAVSRKGRDP, translated from the coding sequence ATGCCCATGTCGAACGCCCTCGTCCTGTTCATGAAAGCCCCGATACCCGGAACCGTGAAAACCCGGTTGACGCCGCGGGTAACGATGGACGAGGCGGCGGATCTCTACCGCGCCTTCATCGTGGACACGCTGCACCAGGCCCAGCGGATCGCCGGTACGGACCTCTTCGTGGCCTGGACGCCCGACGACGGACGGACGGAACTCCTTAACGCCCTGGGCGGTCCGGGCGGTCCCGATGTGAACTGGCTCCGTCAGCGGGGCAGCCATCTCGGGGAACGGTTGTCGAACGCCTTCGCAGCCTTTCGGAAAGCCGGTTGGAAAAAGACCGTCGTGCTGGGCGGTGACAGCCCCCTCCTGCCCCGGGAATACGTCGAAGAGGCCTTCGAGGCGCTGGACCGGCACGACGTCGTGCTCGGTCCCGCCGATGATGGAGGATACTACCTGATCGGACTGGGCGGTCCGGGCGACCCGGGCGACCCGGGCGAATCGGGCGACCCAGGCGGTCCGGGCGACCTAGATGGGCCAGGCAGTCCGATCGGTCTCGCCAGTCCAGACGATTCAGAAAAACCAGAAAGTCCGGGACGCCCGAGGAACGGCGACGTCCGGTACGTCCGACTCTTCGAATCCATTCCCTGGGGCACCGGCCGCGTGTTGCAACAGACCCGGGCGGCCATCCGGGCGAGCGGGCTTTCATGCCACGAACTCCCGACCTGGCACGACGTGGACCGTCCCGCCGACCTGGACCGGATCGCGCGGGAAATTCGGGCGTTGCGCGCCTGCGGCGACCACCTGACCGGTCGATGCACGGAAACCGCGCTCGACGCCGTGAGCCGGAAAGGGAGGGACCCATGA